One genomic region from Cucumis melo cultivar AY chromosome 9, USDA_Cmelo_AY_1.0, whole genome shotgun sequence encodes:
- the LOC103482687 gene encoding transcription factor bHLH36-like, producing the protein MDLNNVESPFSFDLGDELLPLPSLSCIDNCFVPQFPSILENNNNNSITVSPRPKNGRRKKPPANTSDDKDDENNSNEHKKKKIMHRDVERQRRQEMSSLYSTLRSLLPIEYLKGKRSICDHMHETVKYIRYMQSKIQELCDKRDELKKLQSNNQNPDMVETETLKSTKRDKVVVRARDGSGGIQVILDTATRHRLPLSNILVALTDQGLEILSCSSNKLNDRFLHTIESQPVFTSTNSPIIDVSGLQYTLTNLEYCPLD; encoded by the exons ATGGATTTGAATAATGTTGAGTCACCATTTTCATTTGACCTTGGTGATGAACTATTGCctcttccttctctttcttGCATAGATAATTGTTTTGTTCCTCAGTTCCCCTCCATCTTGgagaataacaataataactCAATTACTGTCTCTCCAAGACCCAAAAATGGTCGCCGGAAAAAGCCACCGGCCAATACTTCAGATGATAAAGACGATGAGAACAACTCCAATGAacacaaaaagaagaagattatgCATAGAGATGTGGAGCGCCAAAGAAGACAAGAAATGTCTTCTCTTTATTCCACTCTTCGTTCACTTCTTCCTATTGAATATCTCAAG GGAAAACGGTCGATATGCGATCACATGCACGAGACAGTTAAGTACATTCGGTATATGCAAAGCAAGATCCAAGAACTATGTGATAAAAGAGATGAGTTGAAAAAATTACAATCCAATAACCAAAATCCAGACATGGTAGAAACAGAAACATTAAAATCTACAAAAAGAGACAAAGTTGTGGTGAGAGCAAGAGATGGATCAGGAGGAATTCAGGTTATTTTAGACACTGCCACTCGACATAGACTCCCTCTTTCAAACATTCTTGTAGCTTTAACTGATCAAGGCCTTGAAATCCTTAGCTGCAGCTCCAACAAACTAAATGACAGGTTCCTTCACACCATTGAATCTCAACCTGTCTTTACCTCTACCAATTCTCCGATAATCGACGTTTCTGGCCTTCAATATACGTTGACAAATTTGGAGTATTGTCCTTTGGATTAA
- the LOC107992377 gene encoding transcription factor bHLH118-like — protein MEFFNVESPFSFDLGEDLVPLPSLPSSSVISPPLDNDGNRVSQKPKNGRRKKPLPNTCNDDGGDENLDEQKKKKIIHRDVERQRRQEMSSLYTTLRSLLPLEYLKGKRSISDHMQETVSYIQHMQRRIQQLKDKRDKLRELANQTMVIIGTTETLNSSERDSVVVRAKDGIGIQVVLDTATKHRLPLSIFVQALVAEGLEILNCISNRLNERFIHTIECQTILKDDGCYPTIDASMLQHKLANLEYYPLD, from the exons ATGGAATTCTTCAATGTTGAGTCCCCCTTTTCTTTTGACTTGGGGGAAGATCTAGTCCCTCTGCCCTCTCTTCCATCGTCCTCCGTCATCTCTCCGCCATTGGACAACGACGGTAACCGTGTTTCCCAAAAGCCAAAAAATGGCCGCCGGAAAAAGCCACTGCCCAACACTTGCAATGATGATGGCGGCGATGAGAACCTTGacgaacaaaagaagaagaagataataCATAGAGATGTGGAGCGCCAAAGAAGACAAGAAATGTCTTCTCTTTACACCACACTTCGCTCGCTTCTCCCTCTAGAATACCTCAAG GGAAAACGGTCGATATCAGACCACATGCAAGAGACAGTTAGTTACATTCAACATATGCAAAGAAGAATCCAACAACTGAAAGATAAAAGAGATAAGCTAAGAGAACTCGCCAACCAAACTATGGTCATCATCGGTACGACGGAAACCCTTAATTCCTCAGAAAGGGACTCAGTGGTGGTGAGGGCAAAAGATGGAATAGGAATTCAAGTTGTTTTAGACACAGCAACGAAACATAGGCTCCCTCTTTCCATCTTTGTTCAAGCTTTAGTTGCTGAAGGCCTTGAAATCCTGAACTGCATTTCAAACAGACTGAATGAGAGGTTTATTCACACCATTGAATGCCAAACTATTCTAAAGGACGATGGCTGTTATCCAACCATTGATGCATCTATGCTTCAGCATAAGTTAGCCAATTTGGAATATTATCCTTTAGATTAG
- the LOC103482690 gene encoding transcription factor bHLH118-like gives MEFFNVESPFSFDLGEDLVPLPSLPSSSVISPPLDNDGNRVSQKPKNGRRKKPLPNTCNDDGGDENLDEQKKKKIIHRDVERQRRQEMSSLYTTLRSLLPLDYLKGKRSISDHMQQTVSYVQHIQRRIQQLKDKRDKLRELANQTNRKRLSSSERDSVVVRAKDGIGIQVVLDTTTKHRLPFSIFVQALVVEGLEILNCISHRLDERFIHTIECQPILNNDGCYTTIDVSMFQHKLANLEYYPLD, from the exons ATGGAATTCTTCAATGTTGAGTCCCCCTTTTCTTTTGACTTGGGGGAAGATCTAGTCCCTCTGCCCTCTCTTCCATCGTCCTCCGTCATCTCTCCGCCATTGGACAACGACGGTAACCGTGTTTCCCAAAAGCCAAAAAATGGCCGCCGGAAAAAGCCACTGCCCAACACTTGCAATGATGATGGCGGCGATGAGAACCTTGacgaacaaaagaagaagaagataataCATAGAGATGTGGAGCGCCAAAGAAGACAAGAAATGTCTTCTCTTTACACCACACTTCGCTCGCTTCTCCCTCTTGACTACCTCAAG GGAAAACGGTCAATATCAGACCACATGCAACAGACAGTTAGTTACGTTCAACATATTCAAAGAAGGATTCAACAACTGAAAGATAAAAGAGATAAGCTAAGAGAACTCGCCAACCAAACTAACAGAAAGAGACTTAGTTCCTCAGAAAGAGACTCAGTGGTGGTGAGAGCAAAAGATGGAATAGGAATTCAAGTTGTTTTAGACACAACCACAAAACATAGGCTCCCTTTTTCCATCTTTGTTCAAGCTTTAGTTGTTGAAGGCCTTGAAATCCTGAACTGCATTTCACACAGACTGGATGAGAGGTTTATTCACACCATTGAATGCCAACCTATTCTAAATAATGATGGCTGTTATACAACCATTGATGTCTCTATGTTTCAGCATAAGTTGGCCAATTTGGAATATTATCCTTTAGATTAG